The following proteins come from a genomic window of Micromonospora zamorensis:
- a CDS encoding pirin family protein: MPAITVDNVLVLPRLPRLEESTTFRPVRKVTTAPTGFEGEGFPVRRAFAGVSTTDLDPFIHLDQMGEVDYAPGEPKGTPWHPHRGFETVTYIIDGVFDHQDSNGGGGTITDGDTQWMTAGSGLLHIEAPPEHLVMSGGLFHGTQLWVNLPRSAKMNPPRYQDIRGRESALLTTPDGGALIRVIAGEVAGHRGPGSTFTPITITHVTVQPGAQVDLPWQPDFNALVYVLGGRGTVGTDRRPVRTGQLAVHGPGDALRFSADTTQDSNTPALDLYIMGGQPIREPVAQYGPFVMNTRDELLQAFEDFQAGRLGVIPTERLPHTGGQGTRP, from the coding sequence ATGCCCGCGATCACCGTTGACAACGTCCTCGTCCTTCCCCGCCTGCCCCGGCTGGAGGAGTCCACCACCTTCCGCCCGGTGCGCAAGGTGACCACCGCGCCCACCGGCTTCGAGGGTGAGGGCTTCCCGGTCCGTCGCGCCTTCGCCGGGGTGTCGACCACCGACCTGGACCCGTTCATCCACCTCGACCAGATGGGCGAGGTCGACTACGCGCCGGGCGAGCCGAAGGGCACCCCCTGGCACCCGCACCGCGGCTTCGAGACCGTCACCTACATCATCGACGGGGTCTTCGACCACCAGGACTCGAACGGCGGCGGTGGCACCATCACCGACGGCGACACGCAGTGGATGACGGCGGGCAGCGGGCTGCTGCACATCGAGGCGCCGCCGGAGCACCTGGTGATGAGCGGCGGGCTGTTCCACGGCACCCAGCTCTGGGTCAACCTGCCCCGCTCGGCCAAGATGAACCCGCCCCGCTACCAGGACATCCGTGGTCGGGAGTCGGCGCTGCTCACCACGCCCGACGGCGGTGCGCTGATCCGGGTCATCGCCGGCGAGGTCGCCGGGCACCGGGGCCCGGGGTCGACCTTCACCCCGATCACCATCACGCACGTCACAGTGCAGCCGGGGGCGCAGGTCGACCTGCCCTGGCAGCCCGACTTCAACGCCCTGGTGTACGTGCTGGGTGGTCGTGGCACGGTCGGCACCGACCGGCGGCCGGTGCGTACCGGCCAGCTCGCGGTGCACGGCCCTGGTGACGCGCTGCGGTTCAGCGCCGACACCACGCAGGACAGCAACACCCCCGCGCTGGACCTCTACATCATGGGCGGCCAGCCGATCCGGGAGCCGGTGGCACAGTACGGCCCGTTCGTGATGAACACCCGGGACGAGCTGCTCCAGGCATTCGAGGACTTCCAGGCCGGCCGGCTCGGCGTGATTCCCACCGAGCGACTGCCGCACACCGGCGGCCAGGGCACCCGGCCCTGA
- a CDS encoding MarR family winged helix-turn-helix transcriptional regulator, giving the protein MTESLDSTREAAWRAYIEASQRLYTQLEEDLRAESDLSFADYHVLVLLSEAPGQRLRMGELASRLIFSPSRLTYQISSMQRRGMVSKEPCPDDRRGSEAVLTAAGLLALRDAAPHHLASVRTYLMDDLDDAEVACLTRVFGRIGDRLRASRAGSTTHATS; this is encoded by the coding sequence ATGACCGAGAGCCTGGACAGCACCCGAGAGGCCGCCTGGCGCGCCTACATCGAGGCCAGCCAGCGTCTCTACACGCAGCTGGAAGAGGACCTGCGCGCCGAGAGCGATCTCAGCTTCGCCGACTACCACGTGCTGGTCCTGCTCTCGGAGGCACCGGGGCAGCGGCTGCGGATGGGTGAGCTGGCCAGCCGGCTCATCTTCTCGCCCAGCCGCCTGACCTACCAGATCTCCTCCATGCAGCGCCGGGGCATGGTCAGCAAGGAGCCCTGCCCGGACGACCGACGCGGCAGCGAGGCGGTCCTCACCGCCGCCGGGCTGCTCGCCCTGCGGGATGCCGCACCCCACCATCTGGCGTCGGTGCGCACCTACCTGATGGACGACCTCGACGACGCCGAGGTCGCCTGCCTCACCCGGGTCTTCGGCCGGATCGGTGACCGCCTGCGCGCGTCCCGGGCCGGCTCGACCACCCACGCCACGAGCTAG
- a CDS encoding GNAT family N-acetyltransferase: MEHVQLTAADLLLRPWRDEDAPAVRDALRDPAIAQWNPQGGDPIDDEVALLWVRRRADWSTGGHVSMAVTAATDGELLGSVSLHHIRDGDASIGYWTMPAARGRQVAVRAVVRLTDWAFTDLRLHRVELCHAVANPASCRVADRAGYAAEGTLRESYRYGDGRRYDEHLHARLATDPQITR, from the coding sequence GTGGAACACGTGCAACTCACCGCCGCCGACCTGTTGCTGCGCCCCTGGCGGGACGAGGACGCCCCGGCGGTCCGCGACGCCCTGCGCGACCCGGCGATCGCCCAGTGGAACCCGCAGGGCGGCGACCCGATCGACGACGAGGTCGCGCTGCTCTGGGTTCGCCGCCGGGCCGACTGGTCCACCGGTGGCCATGTCTCGATGGCGGTGACCGCCGCGACCGACGGCGAACTGCTGGGATCGGTGTCACTGCACCACATCCGCGACGGAGACGCGTCCATCGGTTACTGGACGATGCCTGCGGCGCGAGGGCGTCAGGTTGCGGTGCGGGCCGTCGTCCGGCTCACCGACTGGGCGTTCACCGACCTGCGGCTGCACCGGGTGGAGCTGTGCCACGCGGTCGCCAACCCGGCCTCCTGCCGCGTCGCGGACCGGGCCGGCTACGCGGCCGAGGGGACGCTGCGCGAGTCGTACCGTTACGGCGACGGCCGCCGCTACGACGAGCACCTGCACGCCCGCCTGGCCACCGACCCTCAGATCACTCGTTGA
- a CDS encoding FBP domain-containing protein, with the protein MLEPTESAIRKSFVNCTQGEAKRMAVPNDLGTRPWDDLDFFGWRDQAAPQRAYLLAESDGRLVGVALRAATHQIGRVRRSMCSLCLTTHLGDGVSLMTARKAGPGGRQGDSVGTYMCSDLACSLYVRKKKHAGPPMPDPLPLPERIDHVRAALAAFLRKVNE; encoded by the coding sequence ATGTTAGAGCCGACCGAATCCGCCATCCGCAAATCCTTCGTCAACTGCACCCAGGGTGAGGCGAAGCGGATGGCCGTACCGAATGATCTCGGGACGCGCCCCTGGGACGACCTCGACTTCTTCGGCTGGCGGGACCAGGCCGCACCGCAGCGGGCCTACCTGCTCGCCGAGTCCGACGGCAGGCTCGTCGGCGTGGCGCTGCGGGCGGCGACGCACCAGATCGGGCGCGTGCGGCGCAGCATGTGCTCGCTCTGCCTGACCACACACCTCGGCGACGGCGTCTCGTTGATGACCGCCCGTAAGGCCGGGCCGGGTGGGCGGCAGGGCGACTCCGTGGGCACGTACATGTGCTCCGACCTGGCCTGCTCGCTCTACGTGCGGAAGAAGAAGCACGCCGGGCCGCCGATGCCCGACCCGCTGCCCCTGCCGGAGAGGATCGACCACGTCCGGGCCGCCCTCGCGGCGTTCCTGCGCAAGGTCAACGAGTGA
- a CDS encoding TetR/AcrR family transcriptional regulator — MARAGVTAERLTLVAADLADEVGVENVTVAALARHFGVKDASLYFHIRNGRDLRVRIALLALAELADRVAAALAGRAGKDALVAFANAYRDYARQHPGRYAAMQIDLDPETAAASAGVRHAEMTRAILRGYRLSEPDQTDAVRMMHSTFHGFVSLEQTGGFRHTPRPTDDSWSRTLDALDAVLTNWPPRSSAAA; from the coding sequence ATGGCACGTGCAGGGGTTACCGCCGAGCGCCTGACCCTGGTCGCGGCCGACCTGGCCGACGAGGTGGGCGTGGAGAACGTGACAGTTGCCGCGCTCGCACGCCACTTCGGGGTCAAGGACGCGAGCCTGTACTTCCACATCAGGAACGGGCGGGACCTGCGGGTCCGGATCGCCCTGCTGGCCCTGGCGGAGCTGGCCGACCGGGTGGCCGCCGCACTCGCCGGCCGGGCCGGCAAGGACGCGCTGGTGGCCTTCGCCAACGCCTACCGGGACTACGCGAGGCAGCACCCCGGTCGGTACGCCGCGATGCAGATCGACCTCGACCCGGAGACGGCCGCGGCGAGCGCCGGTGTCCGGCACGCCGAGATGACCCGGGCCATCCTGCGCGGCTACCGGCTCTCCGAGCCGGACCAGACCGACGCGGTACGGATGATGCACAGCACGTTCCACGGGTTCGTCAGCCTGGAGCAGACCGGCGGCTTCCGGCACACCCCGCGTCCGACGGACGACTCGTGGTCCCGGACGTTGGACGCCCTCGACGCCGTCCTGACCAACTGGCCGCCACGCTCAAGTGCCGCCGCGTGA
- a CDS encoding DUF1684 domain-containing protein, producing MDDLELADWRERVARLYLSDVDLTGFRAGRDELFATHPQSPIPPAERVGFSGVRYFPPNPDAVVEAPLRAASGELRIDTGGPDGVVAYRRVAVAETPWGPLTLWWIEAYGGGLFVPLRDGTCGRDTYGGGRYLTDTVKGTFGRGVELLPGDRVRLDGNYLYNPSCAYDDRWACPLAPPENRVEVDIHAGELTYHD from the coding sequence GTGGATGATCTGGAGCTGGCCGACTGGCGGGAGCGGGTCGCCCGGCTGTACCTGTCCGACGTCGACCTGACCGGGTTCCGGGCGGGGCGCGACGAACTCTTCGCGACCCACCCGCAGAGCCCGATCCCACCAGCGGAACGGGTCGGCTTCTCCGGGGTGCGCTATTTCCCGCCCAACCCCGACGCCGTGGTGGAGGCGCCGCTGCGGGCGGCCAGCGGAGAGCTGCGGATCGACACCGGCGGTCCGGACGGGGTGGTCGCGTACCGACGGGTCGCGGTGGCCGAGACACCGTGGGGGCCGCTGACCCTGTGGTGGATCGAGGCGTACGGCGGCGGGCTGTTCGTGCCGCTACGGGACGGCACCTGCGGGCGGGACACCTACGGGGGAGGCCGCTATCTCACCGACACGGTGAAGGGCACCTTCGGCCGGGGCGTCGAGCTGCTGCCCGGCGACCGCGTCCGGTTGGACGGCAACTACCTCTACAACCCGAGCTGTGCCTACGACGACCGCTGGGCCTGCCCACTGGCACCGCCGGAGAACCGCGTCGAGGTCGACATCCACGCCGGCGAGTTGACGTACCACGACTGA
- a CDS encoding general stress protein, producing MTSASGPTAAWRPGAQGGDLLPSGPAGRLATPAGDGHGPQAGPPTVTIGSYPDYPAAQRVVDYLADNRFPVEHSAIVGTNLTLVESVLGRMTTGRAGLLGAGTGAWFGLFIGLLFGIFTVGNWLAVILVGLVIGAIWGAVFGAVAHAMTGGQRDFTSASSLRAGQYAVTVDAQFADQARQLLGRMQMPNPAANNR from the coding sequence ATGACGTCAGCTTCGGGGCCGACCGCCGCATGGCGGCCCGGCGCACAGGGTGGCGACCTGCTTCCATCCGGGCCGGCCGGCCGTTTGGCGACACCGGCCGGTGACGGTCACGGGCCGCAGGCCGGACCGCCAACCGTGACTATCGGCTCGTACCCGGACTATCCGGCCGCACAGCGGGTCGTCGACTATCTGGCCGACAACCGGTTCCCGGTGGAGCACAGCGCCATCGTCGGCACCAACCTCACCCTGGTGGAGTCGGTGCTCGGGCGGATGACCACCGGCCGCGCCGGCCTGCTCGGCGCCGGCACCGGTGCCTGGTTCGGTCTCTTCATCGGCCTGCTGTTCGGCATCTTCACCGTCGGCAACTGGCTGGCGGTGATCCTGGTCGGGCTGGTCATCGGTGCGATCTGGGGCGCCGTGTTCGGCGCTGTCGCACACGCGATGACGGGCGGGCAGCGCGACTTCACCTCGGCCAGCTCACTGCGGGCCGGCCAGTACGCGGTGACGGTCGACGCGCAGTTCGCCGACCAGGCCCGCCAGTTGCTGGGCCGGATGCAGATGCCCAACCCGGCCGCGAACAACCGCTGA
- a CDS encoding glycoside hydrolase family 15 protein, with protein MESGQISDYGFLADGRSAALVDAAGSVNWWCPGRFDAPSVFGRLLDDDAGHWSIRPEADFTVERSYLEDTLVLRTVFRTAQGEVALTDALAFEPGSRGHDIGMHPPQVLVRSVQGLSGAVPMRVHYRPRFEYGRTIAYLVEREDMLEAIAGAARLTFRGSVRLTCGDDGDAAATFTVRAGTTHNFTLGYAPTYDAPLPEVPDADQTIADTVAGWRSWAAEHDYQGLYAEEVRRSGLVVQGMTYRPSGAVVASVTTSLPEKLGGDRNYDYRYVWVRDFSHTLRALWRSACFDEVRRQFAWLGRAMGRVSDQPVPIMYGVLGERDLTEHRLDQLGGYRDSPPVVTGNDAWRQRQNDIYGAAMDAAWLMRDQLEPFDRDVYHLLRVLADQAEQDWKQPDAGMWEERGVQHHHVSSKVECWVALDRAVRFGDQLGGPQDLARWTAARDEVRAAILERGWSDRLQSYTGIFDSDELDASVLVMPLVGFLRADDPRMRSTVRAVERRLSHDGLLRRWDGDPAGFVICSFWLVSCLALAGERDRAHALFRDLAGRVNDLGLFAEQIDQQTGEQLGNFPQAFSHIGLINAAGVLTDVEQDPTLRECGMPPAHFTPPRR; from the coding sequence GTGGAGAGCGGACAGATCAGTGACTACGGGTTCCTCGCCGACGGCCGCAGCGCGGCGCTGGTCGACGCCGCGGGCTCGGTGAACTGGTGGTGCCCGGGCCGGTTCGACGCCCCGTCGGTGTTCGGGCGGCTGCTCGACGACGACGCGGGGCACTGGTCGATCCGACCGGAGGCCGACTTCACTGTCGAACGCAGCTACCTGGAGGACACCCTGGTGCTGCGGACCGTCTTCCGCACCGCGCAGGGGGAGGTCGCGCTCACCGACGCGCTCGCCTTCGAGCCCGGCTCGCGAGGGCACGACATCGGGATGCACCCGCCACAGGTGCTGGTCCGCAGCGTGCAGGGACTCTCCGGTGCGGTGCCGATGCGGGTGCACTACCGGCCGCGCTTCGAGTACGGGCGCACCATCGCATACCTGGTCGAGCGGGAGGACATGCTCGAGGCCATCGCCGGGGCCGCGCGGCTCACGTTCCGCGGCAGCGTGCGGTTGACGTGCGGCGACGATGGCGATGCCGCAGCGACGTTCACCGTCCGCGCCGGCACGACCCACAACTTCACACTCGGGTACGCCCCGACCTACGACGCCCCACTGCCGGAGGTGCCGGACGCCGACCAGACGATCGCCGACACCGTCGCCGGCTGGCGGTCCTGGGCTGCCGAGCACGACTACCAGGGCCTCTACGCCGAGGAGGTGCGGCGCAGCGGGCTGGTGGTGCAGGGCATGACGTACCGACCCAGCGGCGCGGTGGTGGCCTCGGTGACCACCTCGCTGCCGGAGAAGCTCGGCGGGGACCGCAACTACGACTACCGCTACGTCTGGGTGCGCGACTTCAGCCACACCCTGCGGGCGTTGTGGCGGTCGGCGTGCTTCGACGAGGTGCGGCGGCAGTTCGCCTGGTTGGGCCGGGCGATGGGCCGGGTCAGCGACCAGCCGGTGCCCATCATGTACGGGGTCCTGGGGGAGCGGGACCTCACCGAGCATCGGCTGGACCAGCTCGGCGGTTACCGCGACAGCCCGCCGGTGGTGACCGGCAACGACGCGTGGCGGCAGCGGCAGAACGACATCTACGGCGCGGCCATGGACGCCGCCTGGCTGATGCGGGACCAGCTGGAGCCGTTCGACAGGGACGTCTACCACCTGCTCCGGGTGCTCGCCGATCAGGCCGAGCAGGACTGGAAACAGCCGGACGCGGGGATGTGGGAGGAGCGTGGAGTGCAACACCACCACGTGTCCTCCAAGGTGGAGTGCTGGGTCGCACTGGACCGGGCGGTCCGCTTCGGCGATCAACTCGGCGGCCCGCAGGACCTGGCCCGCTGGACGGCGGCCCGGGACGAGGTGCGCGCGGCGATCCTCGAGCGGGGGTGGAGCGACCGGCTCCAGTCGTACACCGGGATTTTCGATTCCGACGAGCTGGACGCGTCGGTGCTGGTGATGCCGCTGGTGGGTTTTCTGCGAGCCGATGACCCGCGGATGCGCTCGACGGTCCGCGCGGTGGAGCGGCGGCTGTCGCACGACGGCCTGCTGCGGCGCTGGGACGGCGACCCGGCGGGCTTCGTCATCTGTTCGTTCTGGTTGGTGAGTTGCCTGGCGTTGGCCGGTGAGCGGGACCGGGCGCACGCGTTGTTCCGCGATCTGGCTGGTCGGGTCAACGACCTGGGCCTGTTCGCCGAGCAGATCGACCAGCAGACCGGGGAGCAGTTGGGCAACTTCCCGCAGGCGTTCTCACACATCGGCCTGATCAATGCCGCCGGTGTGCTCACCGACGTCGAGCAGGACCCGACGTTGCGTGAGTGCGGGATGCCCCCGGCGCATTTCACCCCGCCGCGTCGCTGA
- a CDS encoding metallophosphoesterase family protein produces the protein MRLVLTADTHVPKRARDLPGPLWAAIEAADVVVHAGDWVDEALLDAMTARSRRLIGVYGNNDGPALRARLPEVARVELDGLRVAVVHETGQRTGREKRCAARFPDVDLLVFGHSHIPWDTEAPGGLRLLNPGSPTDRRSQPHATYLSATISAGHLAEVELHRLTRG, from the coding sequence ATGCGGTTGGTGCTCACGGCGGACACCCACGTACCGAAGCGGGCCCGGGACCTTCCCGGGCCGCTCTGGGCGGCGATCGAGGCGGCGGACGTGGTCGTGCACGCCGGTGACTGGGTGGACGAGGCGTTGCTGGACGCGATGACCGCGCGGTCGCGCCGGCTGATCGGGGTGTACGGCAACAACGACGGGCCGGCGCTGCGCGCCCGGCTGCCGGAGGTGGCCCGGGTCGAACTCGACGGCCTGCGCGTCGCAGTGGTGCACGAGACCGGGCAACGGACCGGTCGCGAGAAGCGGTGTGCGGCCCGGTTCCCCGATGTCGACCTCCTGGTCTTCGGGCACTCCCACATTCCGTGGGACACCGAGGCGCCCGGCGGGCTGCGGCTGCTCAACCCCGGCTCACCCACCGACCGGCGCTCGCAACCGCACGCCACCTACCTCAGTGCCACCATCAGTGCCGGCCACCTGGCCGAGGTGGAGCTGCACCGGCTGACCCGCGGCTGA
- a CDS encoding DUF3072 domain-containing protein, whose protein sequence is MTDRRNEQADQNAAIKDPDEWVTGDEPPTAAQESYLNTLAREANADLPDDLTKAEASKRIDELQAETGRGQ, encoded by the coding sequence ATGACGGACCGCCGCAACGAGCAGGCCGACCAGAATGCCGCGATCAAGGACCCGGACGAATGGGTCACCGGTGACGAGCCGCCCACTGCGGCTCAGGAGTCCTACCTGAACACGCTGGCCCGCGAGGCCAACGCGGATCTTCCGGACGACCTGACCAAGGCCGAGGCGTCCAAGCGCATCGACGAGCTCCAGGCCGAGACGGGCCGGGGCCAGTAG
- a CDS encoding NAD(P)/FAD-dependent oxidoreductase, with amino-acid sequence MVVVGAGIAGVACAVELTRAGVPVQVRERGHVRGGRMASKRFEGRPADIGAAYFTASDPDFAELVEQWRAAGLVREWTDTFQAYDRAGRQEVPGPMRFAAPRGLRSLVEHLAGEVPVTVDRLVLTVEPGPTVDGESCAAVALAMPGPQAALLLDPALTAATQLVQSQRWSPTLAAVLRFPTRRWPDFRGAFVNDHPVLNLVCDDGDRRGDGAPVLVAHTVPEFAAGHLAQPTGAGPAIEQAVRDLLGLPERAAHVHVHRWTYAKPTSDAGGDTYHLDPDGIGLAGDAFGKPRVQSAWRSGRDLGRALVARLT; translated from the coding sequence GTGGTGGTGGTCGGAGCGGGCATCGCCGGGGTGGCCTGTGCGGTCGAGCTGACCCGGGCCGGGGTGCCGGTGCAGGTCCGGGAGCGAGGCCACGTCCGTGGCGGCCGGATGGCCAGCAAGCGCTTCGAGGGCCGGCCCGCGGACATCGGCGCCGCGTACTTCACCGCCAGCGACCCGGACTTCGCCGAGCTGGTCGAGCAGTGGCGCGCCGCCGGGCTGGTCCGCGAATGGACCGACACGTTCCAGGCCTACGACCGGGCCGGCCGCCAGGAGGTGCCCGGGCCGATGCGCTTCGCCGCCCCGCGTGGGCTGCGCTCCCTGGTCGAACACCTGGCCGGCGAGGTGCCGGTCACCGTCGACAGGCTGGTGCTCACAGTGGAGCCCGGGCCGACAGTGGACGGCGAGTCGTGCGCGGCGGTCGCCCTGGCCATGCCGGGCCCGCAGGCCGCCCTGCTGCTCGACCCGGCCCTGACGGCCGCCACCCAGCTCGTGCAGTCGCAACGCTGGTCGCCGACGCTGGCCGCGGTGCTGCGGTTCCCGACCCGCCGCTGGCCGGACTTCCGGGGCGCGTTCGTCAACGACCACCCGGTCCTCAACCTCGTCTGCGACGACGGCGACCGACGCGGCGACGGCGCGCCGGTGCTCGTCGCGCACACCGTGCCGGAGTTCGCCGCCGGGCATCTGGCCCAACCCACCGGGGCCGGCCCGGCCATCGAGCAGGCCGTCCGGGACCTGCTGGGACTGCCCGAGCGGGCCGCCCACGTGCACGTGCACCGCTGGACGTACGCGAAGCCGACCAGCGACGCCGGCGGCGACACCTACCACCTGGACCCCGACGGGATCGGTCTGGCCGGCGACGCGTTCGGCAAGCCCCGGGTGCAGAGCGCCTGGCGCTCTGGCCGGGACCTCGGCCGTGCCCTGGTCGCCCGCCTGACCTGA
- a CDS encoding cation:proton antiporter yields MEPVDVAFALVGLGALLAGILPRVLEQRPLSMPIAFLALGMLVFLLPVGLPTPDPLAHPELTTHLTEIGVIVALMGAGLKIDRPLSWRRWSSTWRLLAIAMPLCIAAVALLGWWWAGLVPAAALLLGAALAPTDPVLAADVQVGEPTDVEDSEDEVRFALTSEAGLNDGLAFPFVYAAIAIASTSLAPSDWFAEWFTVDVLWKVGVGVGGGLLIGWLLGKLFFRAPSELRLARHAEGFLALAATFLAYGLVEVVGGYGFLAVFVAARAIRAAERTHEFHSVLHDFAEQVERLLTLVLLLLLGGAIVGGLLTPLTWPAAAVGLALVFLIRPLIGWLSLRGAPGRPAEHWVISLFGIRGVGSFYYLAYATTKADFPQAELLWATVGLVVLVSVVVHGITATPVMQLLDREGERTSDPAERHTDDPRPVAAAGHA; encoded by the coding sequence GTGGAGCCGGTAGATGTGGCGTTCGCGCTGGTGGGCCTCGGCGCTCTGCTCGCGGGCATCCTCCCGCGGGTCTTGGAGCAGCGTCCACTGTCCATGCCGATCGCCTTCCTCGCCCTCGGCATGCTGGTGTTCCTGCTGCCGGTGGGGCTACCGACACCGGATCCGCTGGCCCACCCGGAGTTGACGACCCACCTCACCGAGATCGGGGTGATCGTCGCGCTGATGGGCGCCGGGCTCAAGATTGACCGGCCGTTGAGTTGGCGGCGGTGGTCGTCCACCTGGCGGCTGTTGGCGATCGCGATGCCACTGTGCATCGCGGCGGTGGCCCTGCTCGGCTGGTGGTGGGCGGGGTTGGTGCCGGCCGCCGCACTCCTGTTGGGTGCCGCGTTGGCCCCGACCGACCCGGTGCTCGCCGCCGACGTGCAGGTGGGCGAACCGACCGACGTGGAGGATTCCGAGGACGAGGTCCGCTTCGCGTTGACCTCCGAGGCCGGTCTCAACGACGGGCTGGCGTTTCCGTTCGTGTACGCCGCGATCGCCATCGCCTCGACGAGTCTCGCCCCGAGCGACTGGTTCGCCGAGTGGTTCACGGTGGACGTGCTCTGGAAGGTGGGCGTCGGCGTCGGCGGTGGCCTTCTCATCGGTTGGCTGCTGGGTAAGTTGTTCTTCCGCGCGCCCAGCGAGCTGCGGCTGGCCCGGCACGCCGAGGGCTTCCTGGCGCTGGCCGCCACGTTCCTGGCGTACGGGCTGGTGGAGGTGGTCGGCGGGTACGGCTTCCTGGCGGTGTTCGTGGCCGCCCGGGCGATCCGGGCCGCCGAGCGGACCCACGAGTTCCACTCGGTGCTGCACGACTTCGCCGAGCAGGTCGAACGGCTGCTCACCCTCGTGCTGTTGCTGCTGCTCGGCGGCGCGATCGTGGGCGGTCTGCTGACCCCGCTGACCTGGCCGGCGGCCGCCGTCGGGCTGGCACTGGTGTTCCTGATCCGACCGCTGATCGGCTGGTTGTCGCTGCGCGGCGCGCCAGGACGGCCGGCCGAGCACTGGGTCATCTCGTTGTTCGGCATCCGCGGCGTCGGCTCGTTCTACTACCTCGCGTACGCCACCACGAAGGCCGACTTTCCACAGGCCGAGCTGCTCTGGGCGACCGTCGGGCTGGTGGTGCTCGTCTCCGTGGTGGTGCACGGCATCACGGCGACTCCGGTCATGCAACTGCTGGACCGGGAGGGCGAGCGGACCTCCGACCCGGCCGAACGACACACCGACGACCCCCGGCCGGTCGCGGCGGCGGGGCACGCCTAG
- a CDS encoding HAD family hydrolase — protein MRTDEPAGVFFDVDGTLVDTTYLHTVSWWEALRQTDQPVPMAMVHRSIGMGSDKLLDHLLGPERDRDADTKLRDAHDTLYAEYWERLTPLPGAADLLRACAERGLRVVLATSASEPEVGALRRALGVDDVIDTVTSSADAKQSKPAPDILVAALEQSGLAAERVVFVGDSVWDVVAAGKLNIPCVGLTCGGTSRGELAGAGAVAVYDDPAALLGELADSPLTRPR, from the coding sequence ATGCGTACCGACGAGCCCGCCGGAGTCTTCTTCGACGTCGATGGCACCCTGGTAGACACCACCTATTTGCACACCGTGAGCTGGTGGGAGGCACTGCGGCAGACCGATCAGCCGGTGCCGATGGCGATGGTGCACCGGTCGATCGGGATGGGTTCCGACAAACTCCTGGATCACCTGCTCGGGCCAGAGCGGGACCGCGACGCCGACACGAAGCTGCGCGACGCGCACGACACCCTCTATGCCGAGTACTGGGAACGACTCACGCCGCTGCCCGGGGCGGCGGACCTGCTGCGCGCCTGCGCCGAGCGAGGGCTGCGGGTGGTGCTCGCCACCTCCGCCTCGGAGCCCGAGGTCGGCGCGCTCCGTCGGGCACTGGGCGTTGACGACGTGATCGACACTGTCACCTCCTCGGCGGACGCGAAGCAGAGCAAGCCCGCACCGGACATCCTGGTCGCCGCGTTGGAGCAGTCCGGGTTGGCCGCGGAGCGGGTGGTCTTCGTCGGCGACTCGGTGTGGGACGTCGTCGCGGCCGGCAAGTTGAACATCCCCTGCGTGGGGTTGACCTGCGGCGGCACCAGTCGGGGCGAGCTGGCTGGCGCCGGCGCGGTGGCGGTGTACGACGACCCGGCCGCCCTGCTGGGCGAGTTGGCGGACTCGCCGCTCACCCGACCCCGGTGA